The DNA region aacaaaatattggaaatgtAGAACTCATCAactcatcaatttattttcaatttctcgttaaattattttaatttgtaaatatttttaagtgttaAACATCTAGTCAAGTTTGCAAGACAGTTGATTCAGTTAAATTTCTACCTCCTTAGGTTAATCTAgtagttaaataattgtaaaccaATTgaactatatataattaaaattttcaccaCTATTTGTAatgtgatataatttaatgattttaattataattatactaattacattttatatgtttgtAAAGGAAAATGTTGTACATTGTCCATTTCttcttatattattgtatattaataaggaATTAATACTTGTAAATACGATGacttaagtaataattttaaaaagcaatcaatttatatttttatattgtcatAAGTTCTCAACAAcatgtaaatattgttatgtcaatattatttgtagttttatgttttgttcaATATTGAGGTCgcgtgtattttttttttttttttttaattttttttaatattttacacttcGACTTAGGTACCATAAAATGTAACTTATATGACCGggcagaaaatattttaaagttattcaaGTTAAAGTCAAACTTGAGCAATAATCTACAAAGAAATtggtataatttgtaataatttaattctcttgtacataaatatatatatttttaagtatacaGCACCAAAACCTGCTTTGCTCTAATAACGAAATAACTCTATAAATGTTTGTACATAGATTAGTTTGATTGATTTACATGaccaaaattcatattttataactcaCAGTTTTTTGTGATACTTTTATCAATTCATAATCAAATACTTGTATAAGAACAATAAGTAGgagatgtattttattaaaaaaatgtaaatatattgttatatgaagtaaatatatatgtgtTTTATTCATACAACATAACGGTTTTgatttagatataaaaattatgcatgGGACAATCCATCCCTAGTTAACTACCTTTAAATCGGACTCCTGAACTGAGTTGCTTTTCCTATAACACCCGTGTTCTCTATGTGTTGATTCTATCGGAAAAAACatgaatttcttaaaaaatcaatattcagaatatttaaccaattgaaaatgtatacatttttcaaaaaaacatttcaattgtcatttttattgattgattttgaaGAGTTTTGAGACCgccatttttaatgttttttcttttgaataaacAAGGTAAAACACATGCTTGttctattttttcatataagcCACATAGATATcggtatatttgtttttttttttatttaaaccaacATTCGAAGAAAATGGCAAGCCTTGTGGAAACTGATTATTTCGTTAGATTCGTAATTAAATTACGCATTCATAGACAAGTAATTTCttcatgaatttaataatattaatattccaaaCTAATAATGTATTCTAAAACACATTTTCAGGACCTAGCCGACTAAGAgcatataaaaacataaaaatgttgcgGCAAAAAAAGATAAGAAGAAATTTACTactaaatctatatttttctttcatttcaTCTTTATCTTCACGCATAGGGAACAAGCAATAGTCCTCCATCGTTTGCTCATACCAGAAACTCTGCTATtttgtctatattttattctattgcaGACATCTCTTGGTGGAATCTTTCACCTTATTCGTCGGTTACTCGGTTttcgattttataaatttcaaaatactttcaatatgtatacataaatataatttggcaTAATTCAAAACAGGACACCtccaaaaatcaaaatagcacaaattattttatttttcaagaatattggaatattatataatgtataatgaatTGAATGGATTGgtggaagtaaataaaatttgggtaTTAAGAgtattcatataattataatattatgttattagcATAATgttccaatatttttgaaaaataaaataatttgtgctatatataataatatatataatatttcatttcttgcaaaatttttaattaaaaaaaaatgttaatttaaacacattttattgggTTCATCCTCAATTTATCTGTTCATTAGCACCGTAAATTTTGCAATTATATGCAATTTTGGGACATTTTAACCTGAGTCAACATCAAATAAGTTACATGCATAATATCTTACAAAGTGTAATAAATGGCACCTGGAATTCTTATCGGAAAGTCCCaggatggatccaccttgtcgtggtcctgAGGCTCAGTACCGCTCCGCAAACCAGTGGCAGTGGGGAGCTAATGGATCCAACACCTGCAAATCCAATCCATCCCCAGAAAGATCTCGGATCTTCTTCAGATTGGGTTCGTTCTTCCGAACCCAGTTAAcaggggctggcatctttgtcagtcccgtcttctgaTTCAGCATACCTcgtatatgcaaatatacGTTCTTTTCCCCCATGTATGATTTATCATATATGGTAAACACCTATGGTtgtgatcttcggatcggtgcccggagagaggtttttaaactttcccctctttgtcccccaaaaaaaaaaattatcggaAAACTGGTAATGCCAATACGTCTGGTGGTGGTGGACAACGAGGTTCAACCAGAAGACAGGACAGTTTTTTGCTAGACCAAATTGCACATTTAGGCTTTGGACGTTGTAAGTCTGTCTAATTGTTTGTTCACAATGTAGATATACATACACTACGATAGCCATATTTGGATACAGGGTCTAAATGGTGACAGTTTATTACTATTCCATTTGCTCATGAATTTggagcaaatttattttttgtagacaGCAATAGCTGATTTCACCGTGCGTTGATGTTACAAAATTATgacaatatttgtatataataatcttCGTGTTCACCAGACTGCAGttcaatttaacatttcaatttaacaCCACCTTCAAAGACAAGTATATGCTCGCAAACACTAGTCCCAAAATTTGAAAGAGGTTGCTAATGCTTTTAGAAATGAATGGCGAGCTACAgatcaagaatttattcacTAGTTCGTACGTATGTAAGCCAAGGAAGTTGGAAGCTGGTCATAGAGCAAAGGAGGAACCCACCAAgtacaaaaatgttaacagttaatattgttatttttttttaattctaattaattgttttattaatttcccaaAGAATTTGacgatattagttttattactcgtttaaaagttctgttgttgatgcaatttaatttaatttatcaatgtttattaatataaattatatcaatgtttattaatataaataaaataaaatttatttccatatatattttcaatatattgattgcaatttaatataattggtattttaatttttgaataattcaaataatccaCTTCTGAAGTCGCTgaaaaagatttatatttatatacttatttttccTCCTTTTCATCATAATATTCACATTCATCTATCTTTTATGCTAGagcttgaaattaaataagttattgattaatcttagaaattatttgtttattatttataaaaataaaatttttaatttccatattATGAAGAACAGTaaactgtatataaataagGCTATACTACACATTCAAGATTTTAGAACACAAAAATCACTTATTTGCTACTTACTCAGTGCCAAAcaattgttttcaaaaaacCCTCTTTTCAGACTGgtgaaagaaattataaaggaTAAAACAAAGTGTGAATCTTGTCTTCCTACAGATTTCATTGCTATTGGTAGAATCAAAGgaaatgaaaaaatcgacaGGCTCACAAGACAAACAGTCCAGTACAATCAGGAATCAGCAGATCAAACCCAAATATAGTCAGATCtacacaataaaatacatcTCAAACCAGAAGTGGGGAACAATTAGCAACATTCAGAATCTATTGAGAGACCAAATACAATCAATGAAagttttgtttgtaaatagaatttaaaaaaaatgatccactttgaaaagttaataattataaaaactttataaactataaattcacatattcttttttaatttgtgtatttcattaaaaaataaatatcatgaagaaaaaaacgaattatttatccaattttcaagttttatgaatgaattaaaaatttaaaaaaaggtagttctaaagtataaaaacaattgcaTATCTTCTAtgagttattttgaaattaggtATCCTTTTCTGTCAGTTGTgacagaattaattataaacataccTTTGTCTACAAAAGTCTAAAAAGTTCCAACAGAATAGCAGGTGAGTTTCAATTCTAAAATGCAAAGACTATGTGCGATTTTCACAAAGGTTAACTAAAATTTGCTTCAAATGGAtgaattgtagtaaaagtaacaatttaaatttatcatactGCGTGACTTTGTAAAAATTCGTGTCGATATAACttgtaaccacaatttggtttATCTGCCAAAATATGTCAAAGTGGTAAATCTCCATACTACTCgcttaaaagtaagtattaattaattaatatatatatatttataattataacaaaactaacttatcaaaatatacaaaaaaaaaaaacaaataaaatatatgtacactaccatatttataatatttacatatttacaacAATACTAGTACACTTGTCAATGAAGTATAATGATATTCTAATGTTAACAATTTATAGAttgatttcttttatatttgtagaaaGAATGTACTAATGaacaaacttattttaaaatgttaaattaatgtgtctgtttcaaatatttgtattaaacggTCTTGTAATTAGTAAACTCATTCATTTTGCTCAGAtttgaaaatcattaaaattgttgtaaattaatccatctaatattcattataaaatatttcttatttggtataattaaattctaatttcgatttaaaaatatgaacttaTAGAATCatttaatcttattaaattaataaattatagttctgtagtatttttattaaccaatACTAAACAtgtcttcaaatttaatttattcttatgatttTTTGTCAGTCTGcttgttgaattttaataaatgttgcataaatataaaaatatccttaTCAAATatgaattgtattatttaaataaatgaattttaatcaagtttgtcagaaataaatgtatttgtaaatgtatttatgttGTAGAGCATTGAAATTACGATTAGTCTGAATCTAATCTAATTATATTCCAAATCTATCTAATAAggtataaaagaaataacatATTACTTTTATGTCATAAAACAGtaagtattaatatatatttaattaaaacataactaatatcaaaatatacaataaacaaataaaatatttgtacattaacatatttctaataaacatTTCTATCATTTTCTAGTAAATCAGGGTTTTTGTttctagtaattattttaattacaattttttcagtgttagtaaaataaatgatgagAAAACAACAAGGTTattataacttattattatatgttttaaaataaacaattttgaatgtactaaaattattcatttacatttgtagaatatcaatataatataaagaaataaaatgataacttactggttgattttttataaagaataaaaatgctggtggacaaattaaattattatttagtaaaacttATCATTTAGGTCTCTGACAATGCAACTTTCTTACCCAACGGAAACCGTTATTCGTGAATGAtctgatttaattataatttcattcgTTAGCGGACGACAATAAGTTACAGAATAAGGAAATTCGTTGGTTAAGTACTAGTGTCATTATTATCAAGGggaatttttgtacaattgcAAAATCTGTACAATGTAAGGAATGAGAATGATAATGCACGATAATCGAAGGCAAAATTTAATTCCTGATATAATATCGGTActagtatattataaatatgtgcgTGTATATCGAGACGTTTTATTATCTATtcgatttaaaatgtattactttttaggacaaaatttatataatggaATTACCTCGCACaagaagatttattaaaacttgtttCATCACAGTGGGTTGTATTATGTTAATAGTATTTTCATACACCCACCTTTCCTTACATCAAGGTAACACATTTTATcgtgaattatttgaaatagtgAAAAACAACAACACATTTGTTTATAGTAAAGGAAATCGCATTGTTTGTTGAAACGGGAGATCTGTACTGTTACGAAAAACATGCACCATCGCTGCCGGTTATCACTAAAGCCAAATTCGACAAaccttcaatattttttctggaAACTACTTGTAGATCTGACAGGGCTGGAAGAATTATTCTTAATGCTAGGCAAGCTTGTTCCGTCGAATCGGCAGCAAAAGCAAACCCTAACACGGTCGTCAACCTACTATATTTATCTCCGGGGTTGATTGGCGATACGAACATAGAACCAGATCGCATTATGAAAGCTGTCTTAAGTTATGACAACGTGTTCCTGTACCGGATTAACATTGAAGAGTATGTAAGTAATACGCCTGTTGAGCAACTATTCAAAAATGGTGAACTGAAAAAGTCTCTGTATCAAACAGTCCACGCGAGCGATATATTAAGGtcagttaaaaattttttcattcatttttgattAACCAAATTAAGCGACTGTAGAATGTTAACACTGTGGAAATATGGAGGTATGTACTTGGATTTGGACATAATCGTCATGAAAAGCCTTGAAAAAATGGATACTAACTTCGTCGTGCCACAGACAGTAAACGAAATGGCTAATGGAGCTATGGCTTTTAGCATACATGGTAGTGGTCATAAGTATGcggaatattgtttatataacattGTTAAGAACTACAATGGAGAAACATGGGCTGGAAATGGACCAGATGTTGTGAAAAGGTACTTAGtatgcaatatttatattttcatcttttttgttgttgtttccaGAATGACGGATGCAGTTTGTAGAAGACCCACTGTATTCGGTAATCTGACTCATTGCAAAGATTTGACTATATATCCtcctaaaacattttatgcCATTTATTACACATCATGgcagaaattttttaatatcaattatacTCGATTTGTTGATAATGAAATCAAGGATAGCAAGGGAGTCCATTTCTGGAATAAGTTGAGTGCTCATTTGGAACTTTCATTGGATTCCAACGcgccttatttaaatttagctaGAAAATATTGTCCAAAGGTGATAAAACAGTTAGATactgtgttttaattttgaattgtaaaataaatatattttttcatttaaataaattataaaatataccgtaaaatattttcattgaaaatgtCCCAATATCATATAAATGTTGTAAACCATGCGAACAATTTCATACGAATTTCAAGTTTGATAATACTTTGTACAACTTCTATAGTACTATAGCactatttacacattttttcttcaacCAGCTAcggttcatttaaaattaatataatatatgtaactTACCTTTGTAAAAATCcgtaaattcttaaatatgttttactttaaaatatgcaagatATTACAGTTAGtttggattaaattttatttaatttttatcatataaggaaatttaaaatttaataattttgatgtattaaatatattaataaaataataggcAACCCAGATTACGTCATCAATTCCtaccttaaataatttaaaatatccctCTATTATCCATAGAAATTACTTGTTCAAAATCAAAAAAGCCATGACAAATTGCCAAATAgacagttaaaattaatcccCCAATAGGGAGTAACCGCGGAAAGTTTTGTGTCGCGCAAAAGCTCGCGTCGTTGGTCTTCTGTGTGGTTGCAATCGCCCAGTCGTTGGCAACACTGGATCAGTAGTGTTTCAAAACATGGACGGCCAGGGTGCTTATGGTGGCGGCAAAGCTGGCGGCGCATTCGACCCCCTTGGATTTGTACAACGGCCCCAGGTCATACTGCGAGGGGTCTGCTGGGTAagcatattaaaatagttttttttaaacggTGGCCGGTGCGCCTCGTTCAATAATACGATTGTTGTATTCACTTTTTGAATAATCGATTTGACAGTGGCCGTTCTGGTGGGGGTGTGTCATATgttattgattatttgaatttttgaaatgggtcacttgaaattttacttctttttGGCATAGCcaaattgaaatgttattgaattatttcatatgTAATAACGGCTAGTTGTATATGTTAATGTAAACGGttctaatgaatttttgttCGGGCCGCttctaaatcaaaatttcaggATGACAACAAAGGTTGATAATATCAGGATATTTGTTGTTAGCCTTTAAACATGAATATTGACTAAAAAAccaatatttaactaatatttaaaagtgtaaatatttactttattgtaGATTATCGTATAATTAACACTACAAATGTTTAACTTGTTTATACAATACTTTAGTACCTTtttattaacgtttaaatttattttttaacggacgcaaaaatattttttatgtcgtatattttaaatagagcTGCACCAATTCTGAACTATgttggtttttaatttaatccaatTAGATGCAGCCTACAAATACTGGAaagattattatcaaaaaatattttaaccataGAATTAATTCTTATCAAATcatctatttgaaataaatgaattttatgcctaaattttacgtatttaaaatattcttattataaataaggaCTACTATTTGTAATCCCATTCAATTTGCTCAGATtagcatttaaaattgtttaaaaattattccaaacaaacttcatttttttggtaaaattttaatatttgatttgattttaattattaaaattatgtaatcttattaaataaataaactatgttcaaaattaatgacTAGAAATGTGCTTTTTTCtagtagtatttttattaatcaatactAAACATGTCTTAATTTAGTCCTATGTATTTGTCAATTTCtgttactaaattataaaaaatgtcttataaatgtaaaaatgtccTTATCAAATATgagttgaaattattatttgaataaatgaattttaacaaaGTTCGCCAAAAATAAACCACTAACacattcattttatgtatttgtattGTAATGCATTGACTTTGCTCGAATTGACATCTTAAATCGttggtaaattaattgtaattagtcTGAATCTGACCTTTGAAACggaattatttaatctaattatgCCCCAAATCTATCTAATAGGCAATAAAAGAAACATCATATtactttgaaaattgaaacaaaatgtgagaaaaacaaataattaaaaatatgctttGGTTgggatatatttcaattaattttctctgctgctaaatcttattaaaatattatcaataaccTTTATAACTGAAAAGTTTTGTGGCAATATTAttcgttaattaaaatcacacaaacatttcatataattttactgtggtttttgtactttattctatttataataaaacataaaacaacaatattaaacatattgaaGAATTATTCGCATATCCACATTAATATTACGTGTGTTGaatcagtaaagtaaatttaatacaaaactaTCGTTGTATCAACATTTACTTTCTCGTATTTtcgcattattttaattgcataaaagaaaacgttataaaaatatatcacataaTAGAAACGTCAAAAGCTAATGATGGAAGAACTAAAGTTGTGTTAACATCTGTTTAGATTTTACAAAAGAAAGTTCGTTCTCATCGCCCACCTATAAGaacgttataattaaatagaaacgACCTTTAACATTTCCGACGTAATGTTATTTCATTAaacctttttaaattgtacccAATTGAATATCACCTATAGAAATACTCAATTTGAAATTGATCAATAATTCGAACCTATTCAACACATTCTGTGTCGAATATTTGAacgacaattaaaacaatcaattaaatGATTTCAGCTGTTCTCTATCATTGTATTCGGATGCATATCATCGCAAGGTTGGCTTCTGGATGAAGGCGACAAGAAGGAGAAGTGTCTCTACAACGGAGACTCCAATGCATGCAACTACGGCGTCGGCATAAGTGTGATAGCCTTCCTTGCGAGCATGGCTTTCCTCGCTGGCGAATACCTCTTCGAGCAGATGTCCTCGGTGAAGACCAGGAAACATTACGTTCTGGGAGATCTCGCGTTCTCCGGTAAGATTCAATTTCGTGACCTCAAGTCGCCAGTCAAATACAACGGAATGATGTTTAATCACATGTAATTGTCACGTGGGTTTGAACATGTGTCCTAAATAAGTGCCGGTTTCGAATTCTATATGCTGATATTTTTCCGTAGGAGCCTGGTCGTTTTTGTACTTCGTCGGCTTCTGGTACTTGGCCAACCAGTGGGGCAAGTCAAAGACACCTCCAAATGGCTACGGAGTGAATAACATGCAGGCCGCCATAGCTTTCTCTTTCTTCTCGATCTTCTCATGGGTACACTTCGCAGTTGGAAGTCGTTCAAGAGAtaaaactgatttgattttattctaGGCGGGCTGCGCTTTCTTCGCATTTCAACGTTTCAGACAAGGAGCAGGTGCAGCTTTCGCGACGAATTATGAGGCTGATACCAGTATGCCCACATCGTATCCCTCGTATCCCGGCGGCCCCGACTCAGATCAACACTATCAAGAACCACCGTTCTCCGCCGGTCCCAACCAAAGAGGTCAGATTAAAGATTCTTGCAAAAGTATTAGGCACTACTATGCATTTCTACTAGTCgtcatatttatatagtaataTCGATAGTATTGAAAACgttaatttagtattatacACAGTATAACAAACAATTCACTTCGTTATCAAAAATGTTTCCATTGACTTGAACGCAAGCTTGGGCTCGTCAATTTTGGCGTACTGGTTCAAATGTTGTTCCTTTTTGCTGATCCCGTAGAGGCAAGAAGGATGTTTTAGGTACGATAtacatcattttatatatttcggtTTAAAACTTAATGGTAATAACTctcttctttaaattattagttttataaccATAACcaagttattcaaattaaattaaagcaatTAATTGCCAGAATCATATGATTTTCCACAATTCTAacgaatttagaattttatggttgtcataaaagtaatatatttttgccaCCTTCAAGGGGGTGGGACAATACatcttaaatttcatatataaactttttatataacttttacaGTAAACCTAATGAAGTgaacaatttaatacattttcagtttattCTTTATAACGGAAAAAGTTGCTTatctaaaatttgatttaataggGAGAAAACCcattaaaaatacaagaaGTTGCGTTTAGATAGTTTTAAACTGAACAgttcaaaaatacatttaaagaattaaagtgGTTCTTTTTAGTCACACTCTGTGTATATCAGATAATATATATcttcaaacaaaattattatattaataaaatttgtaaaaaatatcgatATTGGTGCCGATCTGTagaccaaaaaatatattttcatacatttttatagtaataatggaaaaacagttttataataaataacaattaaaatgtattatgatCAGTATGTCgcaaataattcaaaactaTCGATATTATCaaccaattattattcaacTACTAATTTATTCTGTACCAATTTGGATTCCTAGaatgaaaatgatttatttgcaCAAATAACGTACATATGATACTTTGTAAGTAATACAAGTGGTAGTTGGTttccaagaaattatttttaacttataaaacTTGGAATTATTAGTGAACGTACTGAATTGAAATACATGcagaatgattttttaatataatattttaagaggattaaatttcaataaaacgcAAGTCACAAGATCAAatagtcaaaaataaaataatagagtaaaaacaaaaaagctGCTGGGAATTAATACGCAAATCAGTAAGTTGTACGAAAAAATCCTCTTCGAGTGTTCGAGtgaaataagtattaaaatttatagatggATCTATTGAAG from Aethina tumida isolate Nest 87 chromosome 1, icAetTumi1.1, whole genome shotgun sequence includes:
- the LOC109608855 gene encoding lactosylceramide 4-alpha-galactosyltransferase-like — its product is MELPRTRRFIKTCFITVGCIMLIVFSYTHLSLHQVKEIALFVETGDLYCYEKHAPSLPVITKAKFDKPSIFFLETTCRSDRAGRIILNARQACSVESAAKANPNTVVNLLYLSPGLIGDTNIEPDRIMKAVLSYDNVFLYRINIEEYVSNTPVEQLFKNGELKKSLYQTVHASDILRMLTLWKYGGMYLDLDIIVMKSLEKMDTNFVVPQTVNEMANGAMAFSIHGSGHKYAEYCLYNIVKNYNGETWAGNGPDVVKRMTDAVCRRPTVFGNLTHCKDLTIYPPKTFYAIYYTSWQKFFNINYTRFVDNEIKDSKGVHFWNKLSAHLELSLDSNAPYLNLARKYCPKVIKQLDTVF
- the LOC109608833 gene encoding synaptogyrin yields the protein MDGQGAYGGGKAGGAFDPLGFVQRPQVILRGVCWLFSIIVFGCISSQGWLLDEGDKKEKCLYNGDSNACNYGVGISVIAFLASMAFLAGEYLFEQMSSVKTRKHYVLGDLAFSGAWSFLYFVGFWYLANQWGKSKTPPNGYGVNNMQAAIAFSFFSIFSWAGCAFFAFQRFRQGAGAAFATNYEADTSMPTSYPSYPGGPDSDQHYQEPPFSAGPNQRGPTDFQAPAY